ATGATGGAATAATAGAGTTAAAGAGTAATCGTAAGATGGGGGAGTGCCTCTTCCTGTATGCTGAGTACGTGTGTCAGTATATTATCGATTGATCGTGACTCGTGGCAGAAATACTGTAAAGAAGAACTGATTAAGTTTGGGGCTTTACTTTCTTAAAAAAAACCTGTGAAGTAGTCAAAAAAATTTCATCTAAAGGCAACAACCGGGCGTAATGAACGTATATAAAGAAAATGAGTAATCATTTTTCATGTTTATTTAGGTTCAGGGTGTCAGACAGCGTCTGGCACCTTTTTTTGTGTCCTGTGGCTTAAGGATGTCTTGTCATAAGGGAAATGAGCTGGTGGCAGGTGGTAATCCCCGAACGTACGCTTATGGCTAAGAGTCAGTGGCAGGGGCTGCCTGTTCTGTATTATCCTGCTCGGGCTGTTGGAACAGGCTTACCTTTTTTAGCAAGTAATAACCAAGAAGGATGATGAGCAGCATGCCCAGGCCCACTGTTACCAGTGATCCCCTGATGCCTGATTTTCTGCGTTCTCCTGGTCTCTTTCTCACTTAATTAGGCTCTTTGTTTGCGGGGAAATCTTTCGGCGAATCAAAAAGTTGCCGGTTTTTTTCCTCCATCTTAGTGGCAATATTCAGGTTTGCCTTTACACTTTTACGTACGTATGCAAATACGCCTGCCAGCACAAAGGTAGCCAATAAGCAGAAAAAGATGTGCAGATAATAGTCGGATATATAGCTAAAGTCCGTATTTAGTGCGAAAGCAAAAATAGTTGACTTGACCTCCATATGTTGGGCTGTATGTGTTTGAAAGTACCTTATCAATTCTCATTCCAGCCAGTTGAAGGTATGAATATAGCTTCTTTTTTTTAAAGAATTTATCTAAATAGTTAAAAAAGAAGGAAGTCATTGGAACTAAGCTATATAGCCCATTTTATCTTATATATTTTACATAAGTGGCGGATTGGGATGTTCAGGCCAGTATGATTGGTTTAGTATAGAGATCAGGTCTTTTCCAGCAGGTAAGTGAAGTCATAGTCCCAGTAGTAGCCGAGCCATTGACTTTTTTTCAGGTTTCCGTGCTATACTCCATACAGCCACTGTATAATGGTATTTTTGATCAATGCTGCAGGTATAAAGGCCTGATTATGAGTTTTTTTGATGAAGTACTGATGGGGTCAGGCAGGGAAAATATTTCTGCCTATTGTGTATATCGTGATAATGACGAGGATGATGAGGATGGCTTTTTGGCCAAATAGGATATTTCGCCAGCGGAGTACCCGGGGGCCAGGCTTGGAGAGCATGTCATAGGCCATGCCAAGAAGTATATAAGGAAGGAAGATGACCAGCAGGGCATTCATACGAAATGCTGAGGCCACATCAAGATTAAGGAGGTGATGGACGGCTCGCTGTGAGCCGCAACCGGGACATTGCAGTCCGGTATACTTATTAAAAGGACAACGGGGGAAAATACCGGCTACCTCGGGGTTGAATGTTTTATATACCACACCCAATCCGATAAGTACCACAAGCACTATCCCCCATTTTAAGATCTTAGAACTGTCCACTGTCAAGCATAGCTCCGCCAATACCCAGTGCCATCATAAGGATGTAGATTACCACACCGGCAATACCGATGATAGCTCCGATCTTGGTCCACTTGCCGGCTTCCTTAGAAGCATGCATAGCCCCCTGAATGTCACCACTATGAAAGCGTCCTTCTACTTTAGATGCATTGATAATTCCTACAATGCCAAGAGGAAGACAGCAAAATATGGTAACGAGGATAGACTCTACCAGCCAGGTCTTAGGTGGTTTTTGATCGTTCATTTGGTTCTGAATAAGAGTGAATGAATAAATTTGGAAGCCAATTAAAGAAAAGTCTAAAAATAATCCTAAAGCTTTCTTTATCAGTAAAGTACGTCCATAGTTATCCACATCGCTTTTCGGATGTTGTTGTTAGTCAATTAGTTGTTGATTTTTACAGGCATTACTTGCCGGCAATACATGCGATACTTCGCTTTTTCTAACTCCACAGGCAGTATCAAACATCCTGCTACCGTATTGGTAGTAATGGGAGTGCCTGACTAAATAAACCCACTATATGTCCGAATTTCTTATTCAGAACTGCCAGTTATACAGACCATTTTACCCTACAAATAATAAACACTTCCAGGTGAGGGTAAAAGACCACAAGATTGTGGCGGTGGAGGAGAGTGGCTACCGCACGGGTAAAGTGAAATCATTCGATGCGCAGAACCGTACCCTGGTCCCCAGTTATAAAGACTCTCATATCCATCTGCTCCGCTTTTCGCTGATGAAAAGGGAGCGCGACCTGCGGCATGTGAATACCTGGAAGCATCTGCAGGAGGAATTGTGTGACGATAAGGAGAAATCTTCGCTTTCGCATAATGGGTGGATCGTGGGGCGGGGCCTTACGGATGATCAGTTCCTGGACCGGCAGGCTAATCTACGGGCAAGTGACCTGGATTCGCTGCCGATAGATATGCCCATCTTTTTGCTGCATCAGGACGGGCATGAATGCCTGCTGAACAGTATAGCCATTAAAGAGGTGCAAAAAAATAAAGACCTGGAAAAGGAACATGACGCCTTTATAGAAAAGGATGAGGAAGGGAACTGGACTGGCCGCTTTATGGACACGGCTGTGCATTTCATCAAAATGAACTTCCGGAATAAAACATGCGCAGACGCTAAGACGGCCCTGAAGGATGTATTTCCCTACCTCGCAGAGTACGGCATCACCCATGTTGATTCTGACGATCTGAACTATGTGGGGAGTTATGATAAGGTGTGGCAGGCCTATACGGAACTGGACCAGGAGGTGGGATTACCCTTTGGTGCCTACCTGCATCACTATGTGTACTGGAAGAAGGACATGGAAAACTTCCTGAAAAATAATAAGCACCGGACCGGTCAGGGTGAGGGCAATGTGCGTGTGGGGGCTTTTAAGATCTTTGTGGATGGCACCTACCGGCTGCACACTGCCGCACTTAGCCTGCCATATGAGGATGTGGGAGGCTGCGGCAACCTGATCTACGATGAGAAGGAGTTGACAGAGATGCTGAAACTGGCCGAGGAAAACCGTATGCAGGTGGCCATGCACTGCATAGGGGACCGGGCCGTGGAAGCGGCGGCCATTGCCATTATCAATGCAAATGGCAGGCAGTGTAACCCGATGAGGCACCGCATCATCCATATGCAAACCACCCGGACAGACCTGATGAAGACACTGGCCCGCTATAAGATTCCGGTGGAGACACAGCCGGGTTTTCTGCAGGATGACTGGTCTTCCTATAGTAAATGGGTGGGTAAAGAACGTGAGCCGATGGTAGGTGTAGGGCAGAGTCTGATAGATAATGAGGTGGTCTTTACCAGTAGCTCAGATGCCCCTATAGGCCCACTGAACCCGGCAGAGCATATTTATTCTGCAGTAAACCGTACGGATAATAACGGCCAGCCTGCCGGTGGGTGGCAGCCCCGGGAGAAGATGTCGGTACACCACGCCTTTGACAGCTACTGCG
This is a stretch of genomic DNA from Roseivirga sp. BDSF3-8. It encodes these proteins:
- a CDS encoding DUF2752 domain-containing protein, with the translated sequence MLVVLIGLGVVYKTFNPEVAGIFPRCPFNKYTGLQCPGCGSQRAVHHLLNLDVASAFRMNALLVIFLPYILLGMAYDMLSKPGPRVLRWRNILFGQKAILIILVIITIYTIGRNIFPA
- a CDS encoding CD225/dispanin family protein; protein product: MNDQKPPKTWLVESILVTIFCCLPLGIVGIINASKVEGRFHSGDIQGAMHASKEAGKWTKIGAIIGIAGVVIYILMMALGIGGAMLDSGQF
- a CDS encoding amidohydrolase produces the protein MSEFLIQNCQLYRPFYPTNNKHFQVRVKDHKIVAVEESGYRTGKVKSFDAQNRTLVPSYKDSHIHLLRFSLMKRERDLRHVNTWKHLQEELCDDKEKSSLSHNGWIVGRGLTDDQFLDRQANLRASDLDSLPIDMPIFLLHQDGHECLLNSIAIKEVQKNKDLEKEHDAFIEKDEEGNWTGRFMDTAVHFIKMNFRNKTCADAKTALKDVFPYLAEYGITHVDSDDLNYVGSYDKVWQAYTELDQEVGLPFGAYLHHYVYWKKDMENFLKNNKHRTGQGEGNVRVGAFKIFVDGTYRLHTAALSLPYEDVGGCGNLIYDEKELTEMLKLAEENRMQVAMHCIGDRAVEAAAIAIINANGRQCNPMRHRIIHMQTTRTDLMKTLARYKIPVETQPGFLQDDWSSYSKWVGKEREPMVGVGQSLIDNEVVFTSSSDAPIGPLNPAEHIYSAVNRTDNNGQPAGGWQPREKMSVHHAFDSYCGTPTYLNHSDKYTGCLLPGYNADMMLLEKHPMEVDPMELNKIKVEALWYRGRQVFDRYGN